CCGTCTTCGTCCAGACCTCTACAGTCGTGAAGTCGATGGATGCCATCACGTCCCAGTGTGCCTTCAGGAATGTCTCCCATGATCCTGTGCGTTTGCGGTCCGGCGCCGGCTCAATGCCGTGCGATTTGAGGATGTTGGCAATGGTGGAGTCGCAGATGTTGTAGCCGAGGTTCGACAACGCACCGCTGATACGGTCGTACCCCCAGGTCGGGTTCTCTTTCGCGAACTTCACGGTCAAATCAACGATCACTTGGCGCACCCTTGGCCGGCCATGTTTCTTCTCTTTGCGATCCGAGTAGTCCCACTTATTGGCAACCAATTGTCGATGCCATCGCAGGATTGTGTCCGGTGTGAACAAGGTGCCGATTTGGGAGAGCTGCTTTCGGCCTAGAATCTTGCCTTTGACGGCCGAGCGGCGTCGTTGATCATCGGTCAGCAAGATTCGCTTCTTGCCGAACTTCTCTTTAAGAACGGCATTTTCGGTGCGAAGGTACTCAATGACTTCTTGTTGTTGTCGATTGACCCAACTGGCCAGGATTACAGCGAATAACTGCCACGGCTGAAGAATGAATTTCATTGGCGTCTCGGTAGTCCGGCAAATCCGAGACGATCATTGGTGTGAGGCGGAATGTAAAGCTGTGCCGGTGAGCTTACGACGGATCGGAGTGTGCGTTCGTTCTGATGAAAACGATTGCGGGAACCTTGGCGTCGTCGAAATACATGTCACCTCGGCCGAGATCCGTCGATGTCCATTGATTGAAAGTCCAGCTTTTCCGGTGTCGAATGATCGGCTGAGCTTTTTGACCGGACGGGCGGGGGATGAAATCGAAGCACGCCGCGAAATAGAAGTGACCCGGCGTCGGCCAGGTATGACACTTATGAGAGAGAAAATCCCATTCTTGGGATTGGATCGCCGCGACGGATCGCGATTGGGAGAATTCAGGATTTGCTTCCTTTCCCCAAATTGGAGAGTCCACACACATCCGATTCGGTCCGCGCCGCCGGTGCGGCTTTGATGGTCTATTTCGGCGATCGCGTAGCCGACTTCGAGTGTCTTGATCGAGCTACCGGTCGATGAATCCGGAGCACTTTCGGTGATGGCCGTTTCGGCGCGTCGGTGCAGGAATTCTGACGACACCGACGCGTGTTTCACCCCGACCGAACTCTGTTCGGTCGATGCAACCGACGTCTCGAAAGAATGGATGGCGAGGCTTGTTAACGGCAAGTTACGATCCCTTGCGATGTAGGAGACATGGGGAAATGCACCTGTTGCGATCCGCGAGAAAACACGTGTGGACAATCTTCGCGACGTAGTTGTGCGTGAGGCGATCGCATATCTTCCGCATCCATTGGCATGTATGTCATCGGAGTGGCGCGAAACGGAAGCTCGTCAGGCAAGCGAATGCTGGGCTTGCGGGTCGTGGGAGAAAGCGGTGGAAAAGTCGGCAACGGACGAGTTTCGATACGATTCGCGGTCGCTTATCCGTTGTGGGTGCTCACTGCATTACGTTTTTTGTACCACGCCAGTATTTCTGGCAGCGTCTTTCCCTTCGAGCAGCACGCGATAGTCGCTTGCTGTGTCATCCAGACATGCGTCACAATCGCGTCGCTCGTCATGATGTGGACACGAGCGGATCGAAAAACGCTTCACGACTTGGCCGCAGGAACGATCGTGATTCGTGACGAGAGCGACGGTCTCTATCGTCGGAGACGAATGAAAGTCAGGAAATAATAGCAACAGCAAGTTGAGGCCATTGGACTGGAAACCACTATCATCGCCGAAAAAACTATAAACGAAGAGCTGGGTGGCATGAACCCAAGTGAAACGAACCACAGAATCCCTGGGAGTGCAGACATCGCAAGTGCTAGAAAAAGTCGCCGTCCTTTGACGAGAGCACAAGTCACACCGCCAAGAATGCCTCCAGGGATACTTAACATGGGAACGATAAAGATTGCAAGTGCCGAGTTTGGATCCGGTGATCTATCCCAGGAAATGCCTCTGCTCTCCATGAGGGCAAGCAACAAGAATACCGAGACGACGGTGGAAAGCAGAGCGCCAAGGACAATACCGACCAACACACCAGCGCCGCGACGGAGGAATCCTACCGGCGGAATCTCGCCGGAAGACGTTTGCATCTCAGGCGACGTATCGTTCGATTGATCGGGATGAAGTTCGTTACCCACGTTGATGTTCCGCCTGAACCTGAATTTGAGAATGAACGAAAGATAATTTCAAAAAGGGGTCATTGGCCTTCATGTTAGAGCGTCGCAACCCCTAGCTGATGACGCGAAACTTTGTGAATTCGTCGAGAAAAGATCCTTTGCTTACTTTGGCGCATCACGCATGAAAAAACAGGCTCTTCACTTATACTTCAAAAATCGATCGACGCTAATTCATCAAAGCATCGCAGGTTCATTATGAAACTAAAACTCGTCATCCCTGTGTTCCTTGTCGGACTGTTTGCTGTTGGTTTGGCCTACGAGGTGGCCCAACGGCGTGACGGTATTGAGCAAGATGCAACCGATGTATTGGTAACGAACGACGTAGAGCGTGAATTGAAACGGTATCTCAACGGCCTGGAATCTGATTCCCCGATCTTTCAACGATACGGCAAGTTCGTTGCCTTAAAAGGCGCGGGACATCAGCGTGGAACCGGGTTCAAGATTGGCGGATACCTGTCGATTACGCGCATAGCAGTATTTGAAAAAGCCGAAGTTCGATGCCCGCTGAGGATCTACGCTCGAGGACCGCTATCCGTCCGCCCCCGAATGATGCCGACCAAAGAGTGGATGGACAAAAACCTTCATGCTTCCGTCGAAAAGTCAGGAAACGAATTTATTGTAAAAGCACCGGGCATGACGACTGCCACGTCACTGGAGATCAGCGCAACACACCCGAAATTCTTTTCTAGCACTTCTGATCGGCGTCGCGCAGAGCAAATGGAGGAATCAGTCAACAAAGCGATTGCCATTTTGGAAAAAGGGGTCACCCAAGAGCAACCACAACAACAAAATTCTGCGCGAGAGTGGTTCCAGTCTCAAAAGCAAACCGCGCCAGTCGACATATTCTTGAGCAAAGCGTTTGAGCATCAGGATCTTAAAGTTCAAATGGAAGCGGCGAAGTTGCTGTCACTTCCTAGCCCCGGCTACGGAAAAGTCTCTCACGCCGACTCCACGATCGCATTCTTATTGGATGTCATCGCGGATAGCGAACAAGACGATGTCCTTCGCAAAACAATCGTTTCGGCATTGATGCTGAACTATGAAAACCAGCGAAAGTTGCTGTATACAAGGCTGCGTGACATGGGGAACGACGCACACATTTTCATCCCGGTGCTTGCATCATCATTGAACGCAAAAAAGGCCCGGCACATGTCAAAAGGTGGCGCTTTTGATGCGCCGATTGGAGCGGTCGAGTTGCTGGGAGAATGGGGGCCGGCCGCGAAAGACGCCGTGCCCGCTTTGGCAACGACGGTGGAGACTCATCCCAATCAGTGGGACATGGCGCCGGCCGCAGCAAAGGCTCTTGGGGAGATCGGGCCTGCAGCAGAAGCAGCCATTGGGGCATTGATCCGCGCGAGTGGTTCATCACACGCCAACGTCCGCGCCGCCGCGACCGCCGCACTGGAAAAAGTTCACACAGGCGGTGAGCTACCTAAGAATTACGACGTGTCCGCAGAAGGTCCGATCGAAAAACTCGGTTTCAACTTTATGCCCAAGCCGCGCCACACATTTTGGCTCGGTGAAACAGGGGATCGGATCTGGTCGATCGTCAACGACAAAACCACATCCGGGTTGTGGGAAATCGATTTTGAAGATCGTGTGTACCGCCAATCAGTGGCATTCAACTTGGATGGTTTGGTTGATGTCTATCCAACCAGCAACACCATCAACTTGCTGCGAGTGACGAAATCAGAGATTGGATACCAGGTCATCGTTGACCGGTGGTCGCGAGAATCACGCAGTCTTGTGACAAGCATCGAACTGGCTGACATTCCAAAGCTCTCCGACGGCCAAAGACTAAACTTGCGGAACATCGTCTGGGACGAAGATGCGAAAACAATTGCATTCGTCCAGATTACATCGAAACCGGTCGACGGAAAACCGAACGCATGGAGAGAATTACGCCGTCTTCACCTCTTTGACTTGGCGACCAATCGCAGTTTGATCAACAAAAAGGTAAAGGAATATTTGATGGATCCGATCGCGTTCGGCGATGCAACAAGTGAACTGTATTTCTACGGATATTGCTTTAGCAACAAGAAACATTGCATAGCTTCAATGGACTTGAAATCCAACGACTTCACACCCATCGAGGACACGGAGCTTTCTGGCTACGCAGCCATCGACGTAGAAGGCCATCTGGCGGTTTACCAAGTTCGCGGCAGTAGCAAGATTCCTCTCAAGCTTCTGAACCTTCGCACGAGCAAAGTCATAGCACTTGGAACCACCGATGACGCGGCCCGGCAAAATCGACCTTGGAACATTGCGTTTAAGTTTCTTGGAAATGAAAAGCAGATCGCTGTCGTCACAGATTCATCGATCGATATCTTCGAAACCGAATCAGGGAATGTGATTCGGCAAGTCAATATTTTCAGTCCCAATGGAGGCCCACGTACACTACCCATTATGATTGACGCCACTGGTGATACGCTTGTTCTTCTGGCGTCGAGCACAGGCGGTGCCACTAGCAAAACCGGGCTTTGGGTTCGCCGCGAAAAGATCGGCATGACACCGATCAACGATGCCCCAAATGCTCAGCGACGACGCTAGCCGCGCCCGAAAATGGCCATTCAAAACATGATCGAGACGTGTCCGTAGCCGGTTCGGTGGTTTTCTGAGCAGAGAGCGGACGTATGCATGATTGAGTAACGCGGTTTGTTTTCGCTTCCATCGTGACTCGTCATGATCGATCAACTGTGAATGCGTTTGAAGAAATCGGTGACCCGGAACGGCGAGACAACCAGGATCACATCAAGAAATGGAGCCGGGGCATGATTCAGATATTCAGGAACGTGCTAGTCGATTTATCCCGAAGTTCTGGACCAGGTTCAGGCTCCATACTCTTGCTGCCGATGAATCACGAACTCGACAGCGAAAGTCAATGACATTAACCATGTCTGTCGAGTACTCCGGCATATTAGCGTGACCCGCCGTATCGGTGGTAGCTTTGATTGATCGGGCGTTCCAACGCCATTACACCTCGTGCCAAGTAAGTTTAGAGGCAAACAGAAGGCGTGGTTTAAGTCTACATTTGCATTCAAGGAATGCATGGAATGAAAATAATTGCGATCTTTCTTTGTTTGCTTTCAGTCGTGTTTGGCCTTTTTTTCATTTTTGCCGGCATCCTATTGCTTGGATTGCCGCTCAATGACCGAGGCGAATGGGTCTCCTTGTTTTTGTTCTTTCTGGGTGCCCTCTTGTTTTCCGATGCTGCTCTGATCCAAATTTTGACTAGGCGACTGAACAACAAATGACCGTGAACCGCATTCCAGCCTCCACATGCGCCCCGAAGTCAGCCGGGAATTTGTGCCGCTGTATCCTGGTAGCATGCCTGAGGTCAAGCAGCCAGCATTTACGCAAGTCACCGCTAACTTGCGGCGGTTGGACCAACCTCAGCATCTTAGGCGATCCCAGAACTGCAGGCGGTGTCGGCCACCGGTGCGCGCTGGCGAAGTGGTGAAACTCGCGTCGTCTGCAGCACCGACATCATTTTGGAGATCTCAAGTCTGGAGTCGGTTTGTCCAACCTCCGCGTCGAGGCGAGTGATCGAGACGACCTGCTTACGGCGACTTGCAGGGCTTTAGCGTCTGCCGCTGGGCCCGCGTCGCTATCCTGATTACCAGCGATCCGAGTGTTTCAAATCGGACGGTCGCGAGTTCCCAACGGAGGCGACGCGAGAGTTTTGTTGTTGCGCGATCCTGAACGCCTTTTGTTCGCTTGGTACACAGACTTAGTTGAGGACGAGGCCGACAACCGGTCCAATTCCTCGTTCATACCCTGCGCAGTTAGATGAACGTTGCTAGGGCGAGTGTCAGGCGTTTCATGGCTGTTGAAGGTAGAAGACTTCCTGGGTATCGGACCACATGCCGCCCTCGGCGGCGGCGTCAGGGAGCGGAAGCTGGCAGGGATCGGTTTCCTTCCACCAGCGCTGGGTCTCGGGGTCGGCCGCCATCTTTTTCATGTCGCTCTCGAAGTCGTCGCCGATGTACTCGAGGTAGGAGAACAGATAAAGCTTTCCGTCGATCTCGCGCTTGTGAATCGAATAGCTACGAATGTTGCAATTGCGGATCATCCTGCTGACTCCCGGCCACGGGTCGGCGTGCAGCTTCTCGTAGTAATCCGCCTTCTCGGGCTTGAGCCCGGTGACCCAGCAATAGCGTTCCGGTGGCTTTGTCTCGTTGGAGCAACCGGAAAGCAAGAGGAGTGTCGTGAGGGCGACGAATGAGAGTCGATGTTGCTTGCCGGTCATCATCGGAGCTTGCTGACTCTTAAAACGCGCACTTCCGAGATGTTCGGACCATCCATTGCACTGGAGATCTCTAATCGGATCGCGGTGGCTTTCACGGGATCAAACTCGGCACGGAACTTGCCCAGCTTTTCGCCCTCCGCGACCGTCACCCATTGGGTTCCGCTCTTCACTTTGAGGGAAAACTTCACGACCCGGCCGGCATACTCGGGGGTCTCGTCTATCTCGATTCCGCGAATCGGGGCTGGTTTCGCGAGCTGTGCTTGGAGCCAGCATTCGCGGGTTCCCGCGTCAACTGCCCAGCGGGTACTTGGGTTGCCGTCGAAGGCCTTCCCGGGTCCATAACGCCCGTGGTCCTCCCGAAAAACATGGGACGCGGTCGCCGGGCCGAATTCCTTCGGCGCCTCGATCGCCACCAAGTCCATGACCGGGCGGTCGAGGGTAATTCTCACTACGGTATCAATCGGCTGTCGCGCGGCATCGGGCAGAGACACCAACCAGGAGTCATTCCGCGTTTGGATAGTCACCTCTTCACCACCGATGATCTCGGCATTGACGATCTTGCAGGGCAAGGCGGGCAGTTCGATTGGATCCGGCGCCTCCGGGAGCACATGCAGGTACATCGTGTTTCCCTTGCGGGTGGTGACAAATCCCGGCCCGGGTTTAATTGGCCCGCCGCGCGTGCCGTAGATGCTCTCACCGTGTTTCTCAAGCCATTTGCCCATTTCCTTGAGCCGCTCGACCTGTCGCATTTCGATTCGCCCGTCCGGCATCGGTCCCACGTTGAAGAGCAGGTTGCCGTTTCCGCCTGCGCAGGTCACCAGCGTCCGAATGCATTCTTGGAGCGATTTCATTTTGTCATCCGGTTTCCACGCCCATTGGCGGCAGATCGTCATGCAGGTCTCCCACGGCCTGTCGTCTTGATAGGCGCCGATGCGTTGCTCCGGGGTGTCGTAGTCGCCAACGGCACGTTGTTGGCTGAATTTTTTCGTGCGTCCCGGCTCTGCATAAATGCGATTGTTGAACAGAATGCCCGGCTGCATGTCACGCAGATTGGTTGCCATCGGAATTCCCAGATCGGCGCCATATGATTGCGGCACGTCGAACCAGATCGTCAGCAGGGGACCATACTTGGTCACCAGTTCGGTGGTCTGCTGCTGTAGGTAGGCACCGTACGCTTCGAGATCCGGGTTGGGCTTCTCCATCCTGCCTCCGGGACTGCCAAGGGGAAACGCGGGATGGTACCAATCACAGGAGGAGTAGTAGGTTCCGAATGCGATCCCTTCCTTGCGGCAGGCTTCGCTGAGTTCCTTCACCACGTCCCGCCCAAAAGGCGTGGACATGATGTCGTATTCGGTGGCCGCGCTGTCCCATAGACAAAAGCCATCGTGATGCTTGGTGGTGAGCACGAGGTATTTCATTCCGGCGGCTTTGGCAACTCGCGCCCACTCGGCCGCATCAAAGTTGACCGGATTGAATTGCTTGTAAAGTGCGTCGTATTCTTCGATCGGCACCTCCCGTCCACGCGACCAGCCGATCTCCGTGCCTTTGAGACTCACCGGGCCCCAATGGACGAACATACCGAACCGCATGTCCTGCCAGTTGGCAATCGCTTCTGGAGGGGCGACGGACACGGAAGGCGGTTCTTGGTCTTGGGCGAGTAGTGGAAGGCACCCGATGACTGATGCGAGTAGCGTGAGTAGAAATCGTTTCATTGTTTTTTGACTTTTCGTCGGAGTAACGGAAGATCAGTGGAGAGCGGTTATGATTCCGAATCGAGAGCGAGAAGATGGCAGTGAGCACGGGGCTCGGTCAGCCGTGTTGGACGGTTCATCGATCCAGCCTGCGGCAATAGATGTAGTAGGCGCCCGCCAGAACCTCATGATCGCTGTCGAGTAGTTCGGCGGTGACTTCGTATTCTTTTTCGTTTAGCGGGATATCGATAGTGATATGGGATTCCTGTTCATGCGCCGGCTGCACCCATTGCTTGTCGCCGACCTGCAGTCTCACTGCGGCCACCGGCATGGCCTTGAAAGGGACGGGATTGTTTCGACTGTAAAGAAGGGTCGCTTTCCCTCCTAAAGAATCCCAGGCGTCAATGGACTTCGAGATTTCTGGAATGCCGGTGATGGGCGCGTTAACTTCCTTCGGCCAGCGTCTGATCTCGAAACGGTAGGTTCCCGCCTTCGCCGCCTCGATGTGCCATGATCCCGAAAGAGACGCGCCGCTTGAGGTTGCGGCATGGTTCCATGGCACTGTCTCCGCATACCAGTCCATGGACTGCAGGTAGGTCTCGGGATCCCGTTCGTGACCGACGACAAAAACAACTCGATCACGGTCGCCGGGAGAGACATGTTGCCAGTAGGTATCGAAATCTCGATTCAGCTTTGCGGCGACCTTCGGATGAGCCGAAAAGACATTGCGGTTCTGGCCGGGGTCAGCCTGGATGTCATACAGCTCGGTTCCATTGACCAGGCGCCACCGCTTGGTCATAGCCGTCGCTCCACGCCACTTTTGTGGCTCAAAGGTCCGTTGGACCTCGACGCAGAGCGTTCGTTCAGGCAACCGCTTCTCCGGTTGATAAAGTTGGTTTTTGAAACTGCGTCCATCGAAGTCAGCTTGCGCGGGCAGTTTCAAGTCGAGCAGATCGATCAGCGTCGGGAGGACATCGAAGTGAGCGGTCAAATCGGCGACATCCCGGCCGTGGCGAAGCTTCCCCTTCTTCCAATGCACAAAAAACGGCGTCCGGTGCCCGCCCTCATAAGGACTGCCCTTCTTGCCCTTCATCCCTGCGTTGAAGAATGGAACGCCCGCGGTCCCGCCGTTGTCCGTCATGAAGATCAGGGTGGTGTTCTCGGCCAGTCCCTCTTCCTGCAATGCCTTTCGCAGCCGGCCAAGGCTTTGATCGACGCGTTCGATGGCCGCGAAGAAATAGGCCACTTTGGGATCGACCGTGGGCATGTACTTGTCCGCCCATCCCCGATCCGCAAGCGTATGCGGGGAGTGGGGAACGTAAGTGCTCAGATAGACAAAGAACGGCTGCCCGTCGTGGTCTTGATCCCGGATGTAATCGATCGCCGCATCACAGAAGACGTCGGGAGCGTAACCGGGTCGAAATTCAAATTCTCCATTGTGCAGGTAATGATCGTTTACCCGGTCGTTGGCGAAGTAGTCGTCGGTCGTGCCAGTTCCCCCGTCTCCCTGCCCCAACCATTCATCAAACCCGCGGTCGATGGGCCGGTAAGGGTAATTCGATCCCAGGTGCCACTTGCCGAACATTCCGGTGCGGTACCCGGATGCTTTGAACACATCGGCCATCGTCATTTCGTTTGCTCGCAAGTGGTTCCCTCCCGCGATGGTGTGCCACACCTTGGCGCGGTGGGAGTACTTCCCTGACATGAGTGCGCCGCGGGTCGGCGAGCAAGTGGGATCGACATGAAAGTTGGTAAAACGAACGGACTCCGCATGCAGTTGGTCCATGTTCGGTGTCCGGATCAATGGATTTCCATGAGCACCGATGTCACCATAGCCTTGATCATCCGTGATGATCAGAATCACATTGGGCTTCTCCTGTGGGGCGGCATTGAGAGATCCGCATGGAAACACTGCCAAGAGACAAAGTCCCATGAGGGGAGCCATCGACAAGTGGTGGTCTGAATCGGTCATGTTCATCTGTGGTTTTTGGGCTTCGGATTTCATTCGCGCGGCGCTAGATGTCCCTCTCCCATGGAAGACCTTGCCACCATTGGGCGCCCGCGTGGTTGGGCTGTTTCGGCCCCGGAGTCGAACGCCCTTCTTCGATGACCTGTCGAAGGTCCGCCGTCAGTTGCTGCACGATGTCGGGGTGATCCGCCTGAAGATTGACAGACTCCTTCGGGTCATCGTGCAGGTTAAAGAGTTGGACGGACGGGAGTCCCTGCTTGGCGGCCTCAGGCTCGCGCGGTGGACTCCAACCGCCTGAGCCACGACAAAGAAGCAGCTTCCATTGGCCTTTGCGTATTGCAAAGTGCCCTGAGACGGAGTGATGGATGACAAGATCATGCAGCGGTTCGGAAACCCGCTTGCCCTGCAATACGGGAAGCAGGCTAACGCTGTCTTCCGCGGCATCGGCTGGCAATTCGTGTCTGAGGACGTCCGCGCAGGTCGCCATGATATCCGCCAAAGTGACGATCTCTTCGCTGTGGGAGCCAGGCTCAATCTGGCCAGGCCAACGGACGACAAAGGGAACGCGATGCCCACCCTCATACGCATCCGCCTTCCATCCTCGCCAATTCGCAGTCAGATGGACGCCAGCGGCGTCGAGTTCGGCAAAGTTACACTTCGGCGACGTTCCATTGTCGCAGGTGAAGATCACGAGTGTGTTGTCGGCCTGTTCCGTCTCCTTCAGCGCACGCAACATTTCACCGACGGCGTTGTCTGTCTGAAGAAGGAAGTCGGCGTACTCGCTGATCTTCGATGTTCCGCGGAAGCTCTCGTGGGGCGCGATGGGCGTGTGAGGTGAAGGCATGGGGGCGTAAAGAAAGAACGGACGCGCACGCCCGGCGTGGTCGCGAATGTACTGCGACCATCGACTCGAGTATTCGGCCAGGACGGCGCGAAAGTCCCATTCCGCGACGGAGGGACCGGCGGAAACACCGA
This sequence is a window from Novipirellula artificiosorum. Protein-coding genes within it:
- a CDS encoding RDD family protein; the encoded protein is MYVIGVARNGSSSGKRMLGLRVVGESGGKVGNGRVSIRFAVAYPLWVLTALRFLYHASISGSVFPFEQHAIVACCVIQTCVTIASLVMMWTRADRKTLHDLAAGTIVIRDESDGLYRRRRMKVRK
- a CDS encoding HEAT repeat domain-containing protein, whose product is MKLKLVIPVFLVGLFAVGLAYEVAQRRDGIEQDATDVLVTNDVERELKRYLNGLESDSPIFQRYGKFVALKGAGHQRGTGFKIGGYLSITRIAVFEKAEVRCPLRIYARGPLSVRPRMMPTKEWMDKNLHASVEKSGNEFIVKAPGMTTATSLEISATHPKFFSSTSDRRRAEQMEESVNKAIAILEKGVTQEQPQQQNSAREWFQSQKQTAPVDIFLSKAFEHQDLKVQMEAAKLLSLPSPGYGKVSHADSTIAFLLDVIADSEQDDVLRKTIVSALMLNYENQRKLLYTRLRDMGNDAHIFIPVLASSLNAKKARHMSKGGAFDAPIGAVELLGEWGPAAKDAVPALATTVETHPNQWDMAPAAAKALGEIGPAAEAAIGALIRASGSSHANVRAAATAALEKVHTGGELPKNYDVSAEGPIEKLGFNFMPKPRHTFWLGETGDRIWSIVNDKTTSGLWEIDFEDRVYRQSVAFNLDGLVDVYPTSNTINLLRVTKSEIGYQVIVDRWSRESRSLVTSIELADIPKLSDGQRLNLRNIVWDEDAKTIAFVQITSKPVDGKPNAWRELRRLHLFDLATNRSLINKKVKEYLMDPIAFGDATSELYFYGYCFSNKKHCIASMDLKSNDFTPIEDTELSGYAAIDVEGHLAVYQVRGSSKIPLKLLNLRTSKVIALGTTDDAARQNRPWNIAFKFLGNEKQIAVVTDSSIDIFETESGNVIRQVNIFSPNGGPRTLPIMIDATGDTLVLLASSTGGATSKTGLWVRREKIGMTPINDAPNAQRRR
- a CDS encoding L-rhamnose mutarotase; the encoded protein is MMTGKQHRLSFVALTTLLLLSGCSNETKPPERYCWVTGLKPEKADYYEKLHADPWPGVSRMIRNCNIRSYSIHKREIDGKLYLFSYLEYIGDDFESDMKKMAADPETQRWWKETDPCQLPLPDAAAEGGMWSDTQEVFYLQQP
- a CDS encoding alpha-L-fucosidase → MSVAPPEAIANWQDMRFGMFVHWGPVSLKGTEIGWSRGREVPIEEYDALYKQFNPVNFDAAEWARVAKAAGMKYLVLTTKHHDGFCLWDSAATEYDIMSTPFGRDVVKELSEACRKEGIAFGTYYSSCDWYHPAFPLGSPGGRMEKPNPDLEAYGAYLQQQTTELVTKYGPLLTIWFDVPQSYGADLGIPMATNLRDMQPGILFNNRIYAEPGRTKKFSQQRAVGDYDTPEQRIGAYQDDRPWETCMTICRQWAWKPDDKMKSLQECIRTLVTCAGGNGNLLFNVGPMPDGRIEMRQVERLKEMGKWLEKHGESIYGTRGGPIKPGPGFVTTRKGNTMYLHVLPEAPDPIELPALPCKIVNAEIIGGEEVTIQTRNDSWLVSLPDAARQPIDTVVRITLDRPVMDLVAIEAPKEFGPATASHVFREDHGRYGPGKAFDGNPSTRWAVDAGTRECWLQAQLAKPAPIRGIEIDETPEYAGRVVKFSLKVKSGTQWVTVAEGEKLGKFRAEFDPVKATAIRLEISSAMDGPNISEVRVLRVSKLR
- a CDS encoding arylsulfatase, translating into MTDSDHHLSMAPLMGLCLLAVFPCGSLNAAPQEKPNVILIITDDQGYGDIGAHGNPLIRTPNMDQLHAESVRFTNFHVDPTCSPTRGALMSGKYSHRAKVWHTIAGGNHLRANEMTMADVFKASGYRTGMFGKWHLGSNYPYRPIDRGFDEWLGQGDGGTGTTDDYFANDRVNDHYLHNGEFEFRPGYAPDVFCDAAIDYIRDQDHDGQPFFVYLSTYVPHSPHTLADRGWADKYMPTVDPKVAYFFAAIERVDQSLGRLRKALQEEGLAENTTLIFMTDNGGTAGVPFFNAGMKGKKGSPYEGGHRTPFFVHWKKGKLRHGRDVADLTAHFDVLPTLIDLLDLKLPAQADFDGRSFKNQLYQPEKRLPERTLCVEVQRTFEPQKWRGATAMTKRWRLVNGTELYDIQADPGQNRNVFSAHPKVAAKLNRDFDTYWQHVSPGDRDRVVFVVGHERDPETYLQSMDWYAETVPWNHAATSSGASLSGSWHIEAAKAGTYRFEIRRWPKEVNAPITGIPEISKSIDAWDSLGGKATLLYSRNNPVPFKAMPVAAVRLQVGDKQWVQPAHEQESHITIDIPLNEKEYEVTAELLDSDHEVLAGAYYIYCRRLDR
- a CDS encoding sulfatase family protein, encoding MKYIIFLTWLSLTAGLPAADPVRPNVIVILADDMGIDSVSALNEKLGMETPAIDQLVREGMSFTDAHSTSAVCTPTRYSVLTGRYNWRSRLKRGIVGKWERPLIEDRRLTLPEMFREHEYDTACIGKWHLGWQWPKQGGGATEKLDQIDFTAPVKGGPNDHGFDSYFGDDVPNWPPYAWRENDRVLGDITTQMKAGAMVGVSAGPSVAEWDFRAVLAEYSSRWSQYIRDHAGRARPFFLYAPMPSPHTPIAPHESFRGTSKISEYADFLLQTDNAVGEMLRALKETEQADNTLVIFTCDNGTSPKCNFAELDAAGVHLTANWRGWKADAYEGGHRVPFVVRWPGQIEPGSHSEEIVTLADIMATCADVLRHELPADAAEDSVSLLPVLQGKRVSEPLHDLVIHHSVSGHFAIRKGQWKLLLCRGSGGWSPPREPEAAKQGLPSVQLFNLHDDPKESVNLQADHPDIVQQLTADLRQVIEEGRSTPGPKQPNHAGAQWWQGLPWERDI